A window from Chelmon rostratus isolate fCheRos1 chromosome 13, fCheRos1.pri, whole genome shotgun sequence encodes these proteins:
- the LOC121616652 gene encoding ras-related protein Rab-17-like isoform X2, with translation MSTMDTLGNLAINHTDESGGIFEPELLMERKVERSFQVPVPHCAYLTQVVHLSNVTLRFEIWDTAGQEKYHSVTPLYYRGAHAALLIYDISKRETFIRVQVWLKELEKQYTAGSVVIWLVGNKGDLAQDREVSVQEGQSLANDRGLFFTETSALSGDQVSELLMAVAHRVYERNGAQQGGLSEWQETPLVDLHRRHKFSPVSCCKVGP, from the exons ATGAGCACAATGGATACTCTGGGGAATTTGGCAATTAACCACACTGATGAATCAGGAGGCATATTTGAACCTGAATTACTAATGGAAAGGAAAGTAGAAAGATCTTTTCAAGTACCAGTACCACACT GTGCCTACCTGACCCAGGTGGTGCATCTGAGTAACGTCACTCTACGCTTTGAGATCTGGGACACGGCAGGGCAGGAGAAGTACCACAGCGTCACCCCACTTTACTACAGAGGAGCCCACGCTGCACTCCTGATCTACGATATCAGCAAAAGG GAAACATTTATCAGAGTTCAGGTGTGGCTCAAAGAGCTTGAGAAACAGTACACCGCAGGATCTGTTGTCATATGGCTGGTAGGCAACAAGGGAGATCTGGCACAGGATCGAGAAGTCTCAGTGCAG GAAGGACAGAGTCTGGCCAATGACAGAGGCTTATTCTTCACAGAGACGTCAGCGCTGTCAGGGGATCAAGTCAGCGAGCTGCTGATGGCTGTAG CCCACAGAGTGTACGAGCGTAATGGAGCTCAGCAGGGAGGTCTGTCAGAGTGGCAGGAGACACCGCTGGTGGATCTGCATCGTAGACACAAATTCAgtcctgtttcctgctgcaaagTTGGACCCTAA
- the LOC121616652 gene encoding ras-related protein Rab-17-like isoform X1 — MGENLPSVPGGAQLQRDTLCRAVRTLRVKMVLLGSSGVGKSSLALRFSKDEFRSASPTVGCAYLTQVVHLSNVTLRFEIWDTAGQEKYHSVTPLYYRGAHAALLIYDISKRETFIRVQVWLKELEKQYTAGSVVIWLVGNKGDLAQDREVSVQEGQSLANDRGLFFTETSALSGDQVSELLMAVAHRVYERNGAQQGGLSEWQETPLVDLHRRHKFSPVSCCKVGP, encoded by the exons ATGGGGGAGAATCTCCCAAGTGTGCCAGGAGGAGCTCAGCTCCAGAGGGACACTTTGTGCAGAGCAGTGCGGACCCTCAGGGTTAAGATGGTGCTTCTGGGAAGCTCTGGTGTGGGAAAGTCCAGTCTGGCACTGCGATTTAGCAAGGATGAGTTCAGGAGCGCATCGCCGACTGTAGGCT GTGCCTACCTGACCCAGGTGGTGCATCTGAGTAACGTCACTCTACGCTTTGAGATCTGGGACACGGCAGGGCAGGAGAAGTACCACAGCGTCACCCCACTTTACTACAGAGGAGCCCACGCTGCACTCCTGATCTACGATATCAGCAAAAGG GAAACATTTATCAGAGTTCAGGTGTGGCTCAAAGAGCTTGAGAAACAGTACACCGCAGGATCTGTTGTCATATGGCTGGTAGGCAACAAGGGAGATCTGGCACAGGATCGAGAAGTCTCAGTGCAG GAAGGACAGAGTCTGGCCAATGACAGAGGCTTATTCTTCACAGAGACGTCAGCGCTGTCAGGGGATCAAGTCAGCGAGCTGCTGATGGCTGTAG CCCACAGAGTGTACGAGCGTAATGGAGCTCAGCAGGGAGGTCTGTCAGAGTGGCAGGAGACACCGCTGGTGGATCTGCATCGTAGACACAAATTCAgtcctgtttcctgctgcaaagTTGGACCCTAA